One segment of Solanum stenotomum isolate F172 chromosome 1, ASM1918654v1, whole genome shotgun sequence DNA contains the following:
- the LOC125861026 gene encoding B3 domain-containing protein Os04g0386900-like — MMESIGSSEIDNDEYWPLSGKLYVDIILTKSAFKPTYNLYLPKKMNKELPSAGVPVVLTCGRKKWNLFYGGAKSTYKFISTGWRKFVDGNNLREGDGLVFELSECSTSKIEFRVQILRGDFPAELIPGDVEGTNSDNPIILG, encoded by the exons ATGATGGAAAGCATTGGTAGCTCGGAAATTGATAATGATGAATATTGGCCACTTTCTGGAAAATTGTACGTTGATATAATTCTCACTAAGAGCGCCTTCAAACCTACCTACAATTT ATACTTACCCAAGAAAATGAACAAAGAGCTTCCTTCTGCTGGAGTCCCTGTAGTTCTTACTTGTGGTCGAAAGAAGTGGAATTTGTTTTACGGTGGAGCCAAATCTACTTATAAATTTATTAGCACGGGATGGAGAAAATTTGTGGATGGTAACAATTTGAGGGAAGGGGATGGACTTGTGTTTGAACTGTCAGAGTGCAGCACTAGCAAGATTGAATTCAGAGTTCAGATTCTTAGAGGTGATTTTCCAGCTGAATTGATTCCTGGAGATGTGGAGGGTACAAACAGTGACAACCCAATAATACTTGGTTAA